The DNA region CGACGCGCGACGCGATCACCTGCTCCTCGGCGAAGTCCGGCGCGTAGACGGCGTACCGCGCGGTCTGCGACAGCGAGGCGTGCCCGAGGTAGGTCATGACCTGCACGAGGTTCACGCCGGCCTGGACCCACGCGATCGCCGCCACGTGGCGGAGGTCCTTCACGGTGAGCGTGGGCCGGCCGATCGCGGCCCGTCCGGCGCGGTGCGCGCTCCAGACGTGCGCCTCGGTGACGCTGGCGAACAGCGGGTGCGCCCCGCGGAGCACGCCGATGTCGGCCGTCAGGGCCGCGACGTAGGTCCGGAGCGTGGCCGCCGTCTCGTCGTCGAGCGGGATCGCCCGGGTCTTCGTGCGCGTCTTCGCCCGCTTGTAGAGCACCCGGGGCGGCGTGCGCTCGAGCTCCAGGTGCTGCGCCTGGCGGCTCAGCACTTCGCCGAGATCGGCGCCGGTGAAGATGAGGAGCAGCGCGATCGGCACGAGCGCGTCGGCGACGTCGGGCGGGGCCTCGGCGGCCGCCGCCTCCACCGCGGCGAGGTACCCGCGGAGGTCGTCCGGCGTGAACGGCGCGGGCATGCGGCCCTCCGCCTCCTCGAACTTCGCGACCTGGCGGCCGCGGATCGGGTGCGCCTCGAGGTGTCCGTGCAGCACGGCCCACGCGCAGAAGGCGCCGAGCGAGGCGCGGACGCGGTTCCGCGTCGCGCCGCTCGCCGGCCGCGCGGCGCGCTGGCGCTCGGGGTGATGCGCCGCGCAGTGCTTCGGCAGCGGACCGGGCGCGCGCACCTCGAACGTGGTGCGGCACGTCGCA from Roseisolibacter agri includes:
- a CDS encoding tyrosine-type recombinase/integrase, whose protein sequence is MPRKRVWGRKLEKPAEIRLRMPGAGLRDDVLRVSLETRDRIVGEQRIAMFRDLYGRRLFALLVARQDERFTTDRLHQAYREGEDALGALLRESEGRLLTPLVAAFKTQYHRRARDKVFAHLDRFLADHGGAQATTGALTPSAIAAWLSNLPSLQGRVTARRAATRRPADAPAPTTSNGTNGASRYPVRTATCATCRTTFEVRAPGPLPKHCAAHHPERQRAARPASGATRNRVRASLGAFCAWAVLHGHLEAHPIRGRQVAKFEEAEGRMPAPFTPDDLRGYLAAVEAAAAEAPPDVADALVPIALLLIFTGADLGEVLSRQAQHLELERTPPRVLYKRAKTRTKTRAIPLDDETAATLRTYVAALTADIGVLRGAHPLFASVTEAHVWSAHRAGRAAIGRPTLTVKDLRHVAAIAWVQAGVNLVQVMTYLGHASLSQTARYAVYAPDFAEEQVIASRVARQLRGPSTTPTAAPAAAPAAAPAAG